In a single window of the Streptomyces sp. CGMCC 4.7035 genome:
- a CDS encoding ATP-dependent DNA helicase UvrD2, whose amino-acid sequence MPPCGQPPHPPPQTWQHGGVTAATHSTLFPQVPGGSPYSAPPSGADAVLEGLDPEQREVATALHGPVCVLAGAGTGKTRAITHRIAYGVRAGILQPSSVLAVTFTNRAAGEMRGRLRQLGAAGVQARTFHSAALRQLQYFWPKAVGGSLPRIVDRKIQIVADAAAASRIRLDRNELRDVTAEIEWSKVTQTVPADYAAAAVKAGREAPRDPAEIAQLYATYEDLKRDRAVIDFEDVLLLTVGILQDRHDIADEVRAQYQHFVVDEYQDVSPLQQRLLELWLGDRDNLCVVGDASQTIYSFTGATPDHLLDFRNRHPGATVVKLVRDYRSSPQVVHLANGLLAQARGRAADHRLELVSQRDPGPEPVYTEYADEPAEAEGAARRIRDLLAGGMPAAEIAILFRTNSQSEIYEQALADAGVPYQLRGAERFFDRPEVRKAGIALRGAARFGANDSLLDGAVDLPSQVRAVLSGEGWTPTPPAGSGAVRERWESLAALVNLAQDFAGAQPDATLADLVAELDERANAQHAPTVQGVTLASLHSAKGLEWDVVFLVGIAEGMMPITYAKTDEQIEEERRLLYVGVTRARERLHLSWALSRSPGGRASRRPSRFLDGLRPGSAGTAGRATGGGAGGIERGFSTAGTTVAPRRTSRTPARCRVCGRTLSDAGEMKLMRCDGCPSDMDEGLYERLREWRAVQAHRSGQPAFCVFTDRTLIAIAEAMPGDERELARIPGVGVRKLNRYGADVLAICAGRDGGGEDGED is encoded by the coding sequence ATGCCTCCCTGTGGACAACCGCCGCACCCGCCTCCGCAGACCTGGCAGCATGGCGGGGTGACAGCAGCAACGCACTCCACCCTCTTCCCGCAGGTTCCCGGCGGTTCCCCATATTCGGCTCCGCCGAGTGGGGCCGACGCGGTGCTCGAAGGGCTCGACCCCGAGCAGCGCGAGGTGGCGACCGCCCTGCACGGTCCGGTGTGCGTGCTGGCAGGCGCCGGCACGGGCAAGACGCGGGCCATCACCCACCGCATCGCCTACGGGGTCCGCGCCGGCATCCTCCAGCCCTCCAGCGTGCTCGCCGTCACCTTCACCAACCGTGCCGCGGGCGAGATGCGTGGCCGCCTCCGCCAGCTCGGCGCGGCCGGTGTCCAGGCCCGGACCTTCCACTCCGCGGCTCTCCGCCAGCTCCAGTATTTTTGGCCGAAAGCCGTCGGCGGCAGTCTCCCGAGAATCGTCGACCGCAAGATCCAGATCGTCGCGGACGCGGCCGCCGCCAGCCGTATCCGCCTCGACCGCAACGAGCTGCGGGACGTGACCGCTGAGATCGAGTGGTCCAAGGTCACTCAGACGGTCCCCGCCGACTACGCCGCCGCGGCCGTCAAGGCAGGCCGCGAAGCCCCCCGCGACCCCGCCGAGATCGCCCAGCTCTACGCCACATACGAAGACCTCAAGCGTGACCGCGCCGTCATCGACTTCGAGGACGTTCTGCTTCTCACCGTCGGCATCCTCCAGGACCGGCACGACATCGCGGACGAGGTCCGCGCCCAGTACCAGCACTTCGTGGTCGACGAGTACCAGGACGTCAGCCCCCTGCAACAGCGACTGCTGGAGCTGTGGCTCGGCGACCGCGACAACCTCTGCGTCGTCGGTGACGCCAGCCAGACCATCTACTCCTTCACCGGCGCGACCCCCGACCACCTCCTCGACTTCCGCAACCGTCACCCCGGAGCCACCGTCGTCAAGCTCGTCCGCGACTACCGCTCCTCACCCCAGGTCGTCCACCTCGCCAACGGCCTCCTCGCCCAGGCCCGCGGCCGCGCCGCCGACCATCGCCTCGAACTGGTCTCCCAGCGCGACCCCGGCCCCGAACCCGTCTACACCGAATACGCAGACGAGCCCGCCGAGGCCGAAGGCGCCGCCCGCCGCATCCGCGACCTGCTCGCCGGTGGCATGCCCGCCGCCGAGATCGCGATCCTGTTCCGCACCAATTCCCAGTCCGAGATCTACGAGCAGGCCCTCGCGGACGCCGGGGTCCCGTACCAGCTTCGCGGCGCCGAACGGTTCTTCGACCGCCCCGAGGTGCGCAAGGCGGGCATCGCTCTGCGGGGCGCGGCCCGCTTCGGCGCCAACGACTCCCTCCTCGACGGCGCCGTCGATCTGCCCTCCCAGGTGCGTGCCGTCCTCTCGGGTGAAGGCTGGACCCCGACGCCACCCGCGGGCTCCGGAGCAGTCAGAGAGCGCTGGGAGTCCCTCGCCGCGCTGGTGAACCTCGCCCAGGACTTCGCCGGGGCCCAACCCGACGCCACCCTCGCCGACCTCGTGGCGGAGCTCGACGAGCGGGCGAACGCCCAGCACGCCCCTACCGTGCAGGGCGTCACCCTCGCCTCCCTGCATTCCGCCAAGGGCCTGGAATGGGACGTCGTCTTCCTCGTCGGCATCGCCGAGGGCATGATGCCGATCACCTACGCGAAGACCGACGAGCAGATCGAGGAAGAGCGCCGCCTCCTCTACGTCGGCGTCACCCGTGCCAGGGAACGTCTCCATCTCTCCTGGGCTCTGTCCCGTTCACCCGGCGGCCGCGCCAGCCGACGCCCCAGCCGCTTCCTCGACGGACTGCGACCCGGCTCGGCCGGCACCGCGGGCCGCGCCACCGGCGGCGGTGCCGGAGGCATCGAACGCGGATTCAGCACCGCGGGTACGACCGTCGCCCCGCGCCGTACCAGCAGAACCCCGGCCCGCTGCCGAGTCTGCGGGCGCACGCTGTCCGACGCCGGCGAGATGAAACTGATGCGCTGTGACGGCTGTCCCTCCGACATGGACGAGGGCCTGTACGAGCGGCTGCGCGAGTGGCGGGCGGTGCAGGCACATCGCAGTGGACAGCCCGCGTTCTGCGTCTTCACCGACAGAACGCTGATCGCGATCGCCGAGGCCATGCCTGGCGACGAGCGCGAGTTGGCCCGCATCCCGGGGGTCGGAGTGCGCAAGCTCAACCGCTACGGCGCCGACGTTCTGGCCATCTGCGCAGGTCGGGACGGAGGGGGAGAGGACGGCGAGGATTGA
- a CDS encoding WhiB family transcriptional regulator → MQLEAHAPSVPPSETLPPPGLTEDSTLTPLTALTALDDAIENLGVPVPCRSYDPEVFFAELPADVEYAKSLCRTCPLIEACLAGAKERREPWGVWGGELFVQGVVVARKRPRGRPRKNPVTA, encoded by the coding sequence GTGCAACTCGAAGCGCACGCCCCGTCCGTACCGCCTTCCGAAACGCTCCCCCCGCCCGGCCTCACGGAGGACTCCACCTTGACCCCGCTCACCGCGCTCACCGCGCTCGACGACGCCATCGAGAACCTCGGCGTACCCGTCCCCTGCCGCTCCTACGACCCGGAGGTCTTCTTCGCCGAGTTGCCGGCCGACGTCGAGTACGCCAAGTCCCTCTGCCGCACCTGCCCGCTGATCGAGGCCTGCCTCGCCGGCGCCAAGGAGCGGCGTGAGCCCTGGGGTGTCTGGGGTGGCGAGCTCTTCGTCCAGGGTGTCGTCGTCGCCCGGAAGCGGCCGCGTGGCCGCCCGCGCAAGAACCCGGTCACGGCATGA
- a CDS encoding ABC1 kinase family protein yields the protein MSDLPRKAVTRTAKLAALPLGFAGRATWGLGKRIVGESAEIVGRELQQRTAEQLFKVLGELKGGAMKFGQALSVFESALPEEVAGPYRAALTKLQEAAPPMPTRTVHTVLEERLGKDWHQLFLEFEDKPSAAASIGQVHRGVWHDGREVAVKVQYPGAGEALLSDLNQLSRFARLLGPLIPGMDIKPLITELRDRVSEELDYGLEAQAQRAHAEEFAGDPDVVVPAVVHQCEQILVTEWMEGIPLSEVITDGSQEQRDRAGQLLARFLFSGPARTGLLHADPHPGNFRLVPCTDGGSARKEDWRLGVLDFGTVDRLPGGLPTPIGDSLRMTLEGDAQSVYELLCEEGFVKESIELDPDAVLDYLLPIIEPAQADDFTFTRGWMRSQAARIADPRSPAHQLGKRLNLPPSYLLIHRVTLSTIGVLCQLGATVRLRDELEEWLPGFLPEEEPAAEA from the coding sequence ATGTCTGATCTTCCCCGGAAGGCGGTTACCCGTACCGCCAAGCTCGCCGCGCTCCCGCTCGGCTTCGCCGGGCGGGCTACCTGGGGGCTCGGCAAACGGATCGTCGGCGAATCCGCGGAGATCGTCGGCCGCGAACTCCAACAGCGCACGGCCGAGCAGCTGTTCAAAGTCCTCGGCGAGCTGAAGGGGGGTGCCATGAAGTTCGGGCAGGCCCTGTCCGTCTTCGAGTCGGCTCTCCCCGAGGAGGTCGCCGGCCCGTACCGCGCAGCCCTGACGAAACTTCAGGAGGCGGCCCCGCCGATGCCGACACGCACCGTGCACACCGTGCTCGAGGAGCGCCTCGGCAAGGACTGGCACCAACTGTTCCTGGAGTTCGAGGACAAGCCGTCGGCGGCCGCGTCGATCGGCCAGGTGCACCGCGGGGTGTGGCACGACGGCCGCGAGGTCGCGGTCAAGGTGCAGTACCCGGGCGCCGGCGAGGCACTGCTCTCCGACCTGAACCAACTGAGCCGGTTCGCCCGTCTGCTGGGCCCCCTGATCCCGGGCATGGACATCAAACCGCTGATCACGGAGCTGCGGGACCGGGTCTCCGAGGAGCTGGACTACGGCCTGGAGGCTCAGGCGCAGCGCGCACACGCGGAGGAGTTTGCGGGCGACCCGGACGTCGTGGTGCCGGCCGTGGTGCACCAGTGCGAGCAGATCCTGGTGACCGAGTGGATGGAGGGGATACCGCTGTCGGAGGTGATCACCGACGGCTCCCAGGAGCAGCGAGACCGCGCGGGACAGCTACTGGCCCGTTTCCTCTTCTCGGGCCCGGCCCGCACGGGCCTCTTGCACGCCGACCCGCACCCGGGCAATTTCCGCCTGGTGCCCTGCACCGACGGCGGGTCCGCCCGCAAGGAGGACTGGCGCCTGGGCGTCCTGGACTTCGGCACGGTCGACCGCCTGCCCGGCGGCCTGCCGACCCCGATCGGCGACTCCCTGCGCATGACCCTGGAGGGCGACGCCCAGTCGGTCTACGAACTCCTCTGCGAAGAGGGTTTCGTCAAGGAGTCCATCGAGCTCGACCCCGACGCGGTCCTCGACTATCTCCTTCCGATCATCGAGCCCGCCCAGGCCGACGATTTCACCTTCACCCGCGGCTGGATGCGCAGTCAGGCGGCCCGCATCGCCGACCCGCGCTCTCCCGCGCACCAGCTGGGCAAACGGCTGAACCTTCCCCCGTCGTACCTCCTCATACACCGGGTGACGTTGAGCACAATCGGCGTGCTGTGCCAACTGGGCGCCACGGTCCGCCTGCGCGACGAACTGGAGGAGTGGCTCCCCGGCTTTCTACCGGAGGAGGAACCGGCAGCGGAGGCGTGA
- a CDS encoding TOMM precursor leader peptide-binding protein, which yields MHPMVKPALRRGWRDLNTVQFGMAPAHAMVLGPVDTATGSFLALLDGTRGLPLLREEARRMGLPEGHVDALVDNLSGAGLLDDATGGGPRADALRTKAGVLDRLRPDLASLSLVARTPGEPARRLAARRSHRVQVRGAGRVGVVLASLLAGAGVGEVDVRDTGCVEPWDVAPGGLPADSIGRRREEAARRAVRAAAPDRPPRRERASRRSPHDAPGPGFSLVILASRDGIQVHAPDPLAAEPLITSGTPHLYAGVVEGTGVVGPFVLPGDTSCAGCLDRGRADRDETWPRLVAQWRSGRPRQVQACDLALATAVAGVAAGHALAFLDGESPSSAGARWETSVPRLDWHARPVWAHPACGCGAAEKGKEEHTSEDGEPHERMAEQRPSRDLSRKAHAARLSGTWRAYV from the coding sequence ATGCATCCGATGGTGAAGCCCGCGCTGCGGCGCGGCTGGCGGGATCTGAACACCGTGCAGTTCGGGATGGCGCCCGCGCACGCAATGGTGCTGGGGCCGGTGGACACTGCGACGGGAAGCTTCCTCGCCCTGCTCGACGGTACCCGCGGGCTGCCGCTGCTGCGCGAGGAGGCCCGCCGCATGGGCCTGCCCGAAGGCCACGTCGACGCACTGGTGGACAACCTGTCCGGCGCGGGACTGCTCGACGACGCGACGGGCGGCGGCCCGAGGGCCGACGCCCTTCGGACGAAAGCGGGCGTCCTGGACCGCCTCCGCCCCGACCTGGCGTCGCTGTCACTGGTCGCCCGCACACCGGGCGAGCCCGCCCGGCGCCTGGCCGCCCGTCGCTCCCATCGAGTCCAGGTCCGGGGCGCGGGCCGCGTGGGCGTCGTCCTGGCCTCGCTGCTGGCAGGCGCGGGCGTCGGCGAGGTCGATGTCCGTGACACGGGCTGCGTCGAGCCGTGGGACGTGGCACCGGGCGGCCTCCCCGCGGACTCGATCGGCCGGCGCAGGGAGGAAGCGGCCCGCCGCGCGGTACGAGCGGCCGCGCCCGACCGGCCACCCCGCCGGGAGCGCGCATCACGCCGCTCCCCGCACGACGCCCCGGGCCCCGGCTTCTCCCTGGTGATCCTCGCCTCGCGCGACGGCATCCAGGTCCACGCGCCCGACCCGCTCGCCGCCGAGCCGCTGATCACCTCCGGAACACCCCATCTGTACGCAGGTGTCGTGGAGGGCACGGGAGTCGTCGGCCCGTTCGTCCTGCCCGGCGACACCAGCTGCGCCGGCTGTCTCGACCGAGGCCGCGCCGATCGGGACGAGACGTGGCCCCGTCTGGTCGCTCAATGGCGATCCGGGCGCCCGCGGCAGGTCCAGGCCTGCGACCTCGCCCTGGCGACCGCCGTCGCGGGAGTCGCCGCCGGACATGCGCTCGCCTTCCTGGACGGCGAGTCGCCCTCCAGCGCGGGCGCGCGCTGGGAGACATCCGTGCCCCGGCTCGACTGGCACGCGCGACCGGTGTGGGCGCATCCCGCATGCGGGTGCGGCGCAGCGGAGAAAGGTAAGGAGGAACACACCTCCGAGGACGGGGAGCCGCACGAGAGAATGGCGGAGCAACGGCCGTCGAGAGACTTGTCCCGCAAGGCACACGCGGCACGGCTGTCTGGGACTTGGAGGGCGTATGTCTGA
- a CDS encoding M48 metallopeptidase family protein: protein MPADPLHRAGKPSRSTTSQPPSGSGASAIEVRRSARRRRTVSAYREGDRTVVLIPARMSKAEEQRWVTVMLDKLAAQESKRVIGDAELAERAERLSLQYFDGRARPTSVRWVTNQNTRWGSCTPAEGSIRLSHRLQGMPEYVVDYVLLHELAHLLVPGHGPRFWRLLEAYPRTERARGYLEGVVAADRLPHQPAPRGE from the coding sequence GTGCCCGCCGACCCACTGCACCGTGCCGGAAAGCCATCGCGCAGCACGACGAGCCAGCCGCCGAGCGGCTCGGGGGCGAGCGCGATCGAGGTTCGCAGGAGTGCGCGACGCCGCCGAACGGTTTCCGCGTACCGTGAGGGCGATCGCACCGTTGTGCTCATCCCCGCCCGGATGTCCAAGGCGGAGGAGCAGCGCTGGGTAACCGTCATGCTCGACAAGCTGGCCGCCCAGGAGAGCAAGCGGGTGATCGGCGACGCCGAGTTGGCCGAGCGCGCCGAGCGGCTCTCGCTGCAGTACTTCGACGGGCGGGCGCGGCCCACCTCGGTCCGCTGGGTCACCAACCAGAACACGCGCTGGGGCTCGTGCACCCCGGCGGAAGGCAGCATTCGGCTGTCGCACCGGTTGCAGGGCATGCCCGAGTACGTCGTCGACTACGTGCTCCTGCACGAGCTCGCGCATCTGCTCGTACCGGGTCACGGGCCGCGTTTCTGGCGCCTGCTGGAGGCGTATCCGCGGACGGAGCGCGCCCGCGGCTATCTCGAAGGGGTGGTCGCGGCCGACCGGCTGCCCCACCAGCCCGCGCCGCGCGGCGAGTAG
- a CDS encoding TerD family protein, translating to MAREFQRGHKARISDLTAGTDLYVGVQISAPGLTFDISCFGLDADERLSDDRYFVFFNQPKTPEESVQLLGPQAGDTESFRVTLDRIPPQIQKLSFTATIDGAGQMSQIAPGHLRIVAGGEEVARYPFSGSEFTTERAVMLGDFYLKDVWRFAAVGQGFDGGLEALLKNFGGDVLEEETPEPPQPQAGAAPGFAPPAQASAPPAFAAPAAPAPAPAPAPQQPQPAPQGFAPPQGSPPSAPPVHAAPTIVAPLNPPTGGTVPPPGPAPYVQPPVQPGPPPGYGQQPSAPMPPGYGQQAPSAPPGYGQQPPHGQAPGQFPGQPVTPSPYGAPQDAPQGGAGVAAALQAFKETPTGQRWTQQNKKLVRADLGIGGQPVLARQGSMVLYQGKVDFSYKGAGFAGRIVGNATGQEMQLMRCTGQGQVFFAENATHLHPIELQGDAICVSAENVLAFDESLQYEVRRIEGHGIPGGALFTMQFQGTGTIVVKTHGAPVVLPVTPTTFVDSNAVVAWSAAAQVIVSSQVRMRRNAYPGDTGESVNLQFRAAPGNFVVVQPYEV from the coding sequence ATGGCCAGGGAATTCCAACGCGGCCACAAGGCCAGGATCAGTGACCTCACCGCGGGCACGGATCTGTACGTAGGCGTGCAGATCTCCGCGCCCGGACTGACCTTCGACATCAGCTGCTTCGGTCTGGACGCCGACGAACGGCTCTCGGACGACCGGTACTTCGTCTTCTTCAACCAGCCGAAGACGCCGGAGGAGTCCGTTCAGCTCCTCGGTCCGCAGGCGGGCGACACGGAGTCCTTCCGGGTCACGCTCGACAGGATCCCGCCGCAGATCCAGAAGCTGTCCTTCACGGCGACGATCGACGGCGCCGGGCAGATGTCGCAGATCGCCCCCGGACACCTGCGCATCGTCGCGGGCGGCGAGGAAGTGGCCCGCTACCCGTTCAGCGGCTCGGAGTTCACCACCGAACGAGCCGTCATGCTGGGCGACTTCTACCTGAAGGACGTCTGGCGGTTCGCCGCCGTCGGCCAGGGCTTCGACGGCGGGCTCGAGGCGCTGCTGAAGAACTTCGGCGGCGATGTGCTGGAGGAGGAGACGCCCGAGCCGCCTCAGCCGCAGGCCGGTGCGGCCCCCGGGTTCGCCCCACCCGCCCAGGCCTCCGCACCGCCCGCGTTCGCCGCCCCGGCCGCACCCGCTCCTGCCCCGGCACCCGCGCCGCAGCAGCCGCAGCCCGCCCCGCAGGGCTTCGCGCCGCCCCAGGGATCCCCGCCTTCCGCGCCCCCGGTGCACGCCGCGCCCACCATCGTGGCGCCCCTGAACCCCCCGACCGGCGGAACCGTCCCGCCGCCGGGTCCCGCGCCGTACGTCCAGCCGCCCGTGCAGCCGGGCCCGCCGCCCGGGTACGGCCAGCAGCCGTCCGCGCCAATGCCTCCCGGCTATGGGCAACAGGCCCCTTCCGCGCCCCCCGGGTACGGCCAGCAGCCGCCCCACGGGCAGGCTCCGGGCCAGTTCCCCGGCCAGCCCGTGACACCCTCCCCGTACGGCGCCCCACAGGACGCCCCGCAGGGTGGTGCCGGTGTGGCCGCAGCGCTGCAAGCCTTCAAGGAGACACCCACCGGCCAGCGGTGGACGCAGCAGAACAAGAAGCTCGTCCGCGCCGACCTCGGCATCGGCGGGCAGCCCGTGCTGGCCCGGCAGGGCAGCATGGTGCTTTACCAAGGCAAGGTCGACTTCAGCTACAAGGGCGCCGGCTTCGCAGGCCGGATCGTGGGCAACGCGACCGGCCAGGAGATGCAGCTGATGCGCTGTACGGGCCAGGGCCAGGTGTTCTTCGCCGAAAACGCCACCCATCTGCACCCGATCGAGCTCCAGGGGGACGCGATCTGCGTCTCCGCGGAGAACGTCCTCGCCTTCGACGAGTCCCTCCAGTACGAGGTGCGGCGGATCGAGGGGCATGGCATCCCCGGTGGCGCGCTGTTCACGATGCAGTTCCAGGGGACCGGCACGATCGTCGTGAAGACGCACGGCGCGCCCGTGGTCCTGCCCGTGACACCGACGACGTTCGTGGACTCCAACGCCGTCGTCGCCTGGTCCGCCGCGGCCCAGGTGATCGTCTCCAGCCAGGTCCGCATGCGCCGCAACGCCTACCCGGGGGACACCGGGGAGAGCGTCAACCTCCAGTTCCGTGCCGCGCCCGGCAATTTCGTCGTCGTCCAGCCCTACGAGGTCTGA
- a CDS encoding AIM24 family protein — translation MNQPLAGFAPAPVSARMENHGSHMLKVAMQTGNDLFARVGSMVAYEGFIQYEPNPPAVRQIARDWITGEGAPLMKCSGDGLLYLADYGSNVVVINLGGDAISVNATNLLAFDAHLQWGVERVKGLAKFAGQGLWNTKISGQGWVALTSRGEPIVVDCGGGEDETYVDPDALVAWSPNLKVKGKRSFKAQSLIGRGSGEAYQMAFSGQGIVVVQPSEDSTDRLRIRG, via the coding sequence ATGAACCAGCCGCTCGCGGGCTTCGCACCCGCACCTGTCAGCGCCCGCATGGAGAACCACGGCAGCCACATGCTGAAGGTCGCCATGCAGACCGGAAACGACCTCTTCGCGCGCGTGGGCTCCATGGTCGCCTACGAAGGGTTCATCCAGTACGAGCCCAATCCGCCCGCGGTGCGCCAGATCGCGCGGGACTGGATCACCGGTGAGGGCGCGCCCCTCATGAAGTGTTCCGGCGACGGTCTGCTCTACCTCGCCGACTACGGGTCGAACGTCGTCGTCATCAACCTGGGCGGAGACGCGATCTCCGTCAACGCCACCAATCTGCTCGCCTTCGATGCGCACCTGCAGTGGGGTGTCGAACGCGTCAAGGGGCTCGCCAAGTTCGCCGGGCAGGGCCTGTGGAACACGAAGATCTCCGGGCAGGGGTGGGTCGCCCTGACCTCCCGGGGCGAGCCGATCGTCGTCGACTGCGGCGGCGGCGAGGACGAGACGTACGTCGACCCGGACGCCCTCGTCGCCTGGTCGCCGAACCTCAAGGTGAAGGGGAAGCGCAGCTTCAAGGCGCAGTCGCTCATCGGGCGCGGCAGCGGAGAGGCGTACCAGATGGCGTTCTCCGGGCAGGGCATCGTCGTCGTCCAGCCCAGCGAGGACAGCACCGACCGCCTCCGGATCCGGGGCTGA
- a CDS encoding AIM24 family protein encodes MQSTLFGYNEQQTQERYSLQNPQMLRVLLEGHDDILARKGTMVAYQGLVEFDAEYQHNSQRRARAHTGEGLDLMRCHGQGTVYLANLAQHVHIMDVEQDGLTVDSSYVLAMDSSLHHEVIAVDSQYGISGSGKYQLNITGRGKVALMTSGVPLMMQVTPDKYVNCDADAIVAWSTGLRVQMQAQTHSSGVFRRRGNTGEGWELSFMGSGFALVQPSELLPPQNAVIGQGVRAQYGMGQHGARGQNQGNVWS; translated from the coding sequence ATGCAGAGCACGCTTTTCGGCTACAACGAGCAGCAGACCCAGGAGCGCTACAGCCTGCAGAACCCGCAGATGCTGCGCGTCCTGCTGGAGGGCCACGACGACATCCTGGCGCGCAAGGGCACGATGGTCGCCTACCAGGGGCTCGTCGAGTTCGACGCCGAGTACCAGCACAACAGCCAGCGGCGCGCGCGTGCGCACACCGGCGAGGGCCTGGACCTGATGCGCTGTCACGGGCAGGGCACCGTCTACCTCGCCAACCTCGCCCAGCACGTACACATCATGGACGTCGAGCAGGACGGACTCACCGTCGACAGCAGTTACGTCCTGGCGATGGACTCCTCGCTGCACCACGAGGTCATCGCCGTGGACAGCCAGTACGGCATCTCCGGCTCCGGCAAGTACCAGCTCAACATCACCGGCCGTGGCAAGGTGGCGCTGATGACGTCGGGTGTGCCCCTGATGATGCAGGTCACCCCGGACAAGTACGTCAACTGCGACGCCGACGCGATCGTCGCCTGGTCCACCGGCCTGCGCGTGCAGATGCAGGCCCAGACGCACTCTTCCGGGGTGTTCCGCCGCCGCGGCAACACCGGTGAGGGCTGGGAGCTCAGCTTCATGGGCAGCGGGTTCGCGCTCGTCCAGCCCAGCGAGCTGCTGCCGCCGCAGAACGCGGTGATCGGGCAGGGGGTGCGCGCGCAGTACGGCATGGGCCAGCACGGGGCGCGCGGGCAGAACCAGGGCAACGTCTGGAGCTGA
- a CDS encoding NUDIX hydrolase yields MSLYDDAVLVLKAYEDQEELRQAYLDHLEAHPDGMWKACHAGHITASALVIDPERDRVLLTLHRKLKMWLQMGGHCEPGDATLEAAALREATEESGIAGLTLLRGGPVRLDRHPIPAPCHWHFDVQYAVVAPPDAEHAISDESLDVRWFPYDEVADVADESVVRLLEATRARL; encoded by the coding sequence GTGAGCCTGTACGACGACGCGGTCCTCGTGCTCAAGGCGTACGAGGACCAGGAGGAACTGCGCCAGGCCTATCTGGACCACCTGGAGGCTCACCCCGACGGCATGTGGAAGGCGTGCCACGCCGGACACATCACGGCGAGCGCGCTGGTGATCGATCCCGAGCGCGACCGGGTGCTCCTCACCCTGCACAGGAAGCTGAAGATGTGGCTGCAGATGGGCGGCCACTGCGAGCCGGGCGACGCGACCCTTGAGGCCGCGGCCCTGCGCGAGGCCACGGAGGAGTCCGGTATCGCCGGGCTGACACTGCTGCGCGGCGGCCCGGTCCGCCTCGACCGGCATCCGATCCCGGCGCCGTGCCACTGGCATTTCGACGTGCAGTACGCCGTCGTGGCGCCGCCGGACGCGGAGCACGCGATCAGCGACGAGTCACTGGACGTGCGCTGGTTCCCCTACGACGAGGTCGCGGACGTTGCCGACGAGTCGGTCGTACGCCTGCTGGAAGCGACGCGCGCCAGGCTCTGA